One stretch of Cellulomonas wangsupingiae DNA includes these proteins:
- a CDS encoding S8 family peptidase: MSTSDATGHHDQDHDRSRGRAKVRRQVTELSRAAHDPALRRQAARSIANRYQARTEQRIGTVSQHGGSHVLAVEGELVATRATWDDRGARGYLEARGLRRVRADLGGIADRVVLLRASGVTLDDLDDTVAELRLRGFAVSQNQVLPCDPVMKNLGGPALAPPLAPFDHEPTPDAPHVAVVDTGIDGRPRGDGRLSSVARHRKGPDQNIDPLDIEPDDGLLDLCAGHGTFVAGVVERVAPQARISVHRALLGGGVGSEVDVAKAMVRAARLGADVINLSLGSNTRFDQPSLAVEAALDVIESIEEETGREILVVAAAGNTGDTRPVWPAAFRNVVAVAGLTPDGRAAPWSSHGFWVDCSAVAEGIHAPFVKGKESYEFTAEPDDFPADGFAWWSGTSFAAPQVAGAVAALMHEHGIGARRAFARLRATGTPLPDYGRALRILDGL, from the coding sequence ATGAGCACGTCCGACGCTACCGGCCACCACGACCAGGACCACGATCGGTCCCGAGGACGCGCCAAGGTCCGCCGTCAGGTCACGGAGCTGAGCCGCGCCGCCCACGACCCGGCCCTGCGCCGACAGGCGGCGCGGTCGATCGCGAACCGCTACCAGGCGCGGACGGAGCAGCGTATCGGCACCGTCAGCCAGCACGGCGGGTCGCACGTGCTGGCGGTCGAGGGCGAGCTGGTGGCGACACGCGCGACGTGGGACGACCGGGGTGCGCGCGGCTACCTGGAGGCACGGGGCCTGCGGCGCGTCCGCGCGGATCTCGGTGGCATCGCCGACCGCGTCGTGCTGCTGCGCGCCTCCGGGGTCACGCTGGACGACCTGGACGACACCGTGGCGGAGCTGCGGCTGCGCGGCTTCGCGGTGTCGCAGAACCAGGTCCTGCCCTGCGACCCCGTCATGAAGAACCTCGGCGGGCCCGCCCTCGCGCCGCCCCTCGCGCCGTTCGACCACGAGCCGACGCCGGACGCGCCGCACGTCGCGGTGGTGGACACCGGCATCGACGGACGCCCTCGCGGCGACGGCCGGCTGTCGTCGGTGGCCCGCCACCGCAAGGGCCCGGACCAGAACATCGACCCGCTGGACATCGAGCCCGACGACGGCTTGCTCGACCTGTGCGCGGGGCACGGCACCTTCGTCGCGGGCGTCGTCGAGCGGGTGGCACCTCAGGCCCGCATCTCCGTGCACCGTGCGCTCCTCGGCGGGGGCGTCGGCAGCGAGGTGGACGTCGCCAAGGCCATGGTCCGCGCCGCGAGGCTGGGCGCCGACGTCATCAACCTGTCGCTCGGCTCCAACACGCGCTTCGACCAGCCGTCCCTCGCCGTCGAGGCGGCCCTCGACGTCATCGAGTCCATCGAGGAGGAGACGGGGCGCGAGATCCTCGTCGTGGCCGCAGCGGGCAACACCGGCGACACGCGGCCCGTCTGGCCGGCCGCGTTCCGCAACGTCGTCGCGGTCGCGGGCCTCACCCCCGACGGCCGCGCCGCCCCGTGGTCGAGCCACGGCTTCTGGGTCGACTGCTCGGCGGTCGCCGAGGGGATCCACGCCCCGTTCGTCAAGGGCAAGGAGTCGTACGAGTTCACCGCGGAGCCGGACGACTTCCCGGCCGACGGGTTCGCGTGGTGGAGCGGCACGTCGTTCGCCGCGCCGCAGGTCGCCGGGGCCGTCGCGGCGCTCATGCACGAGCACGGCATCGGCGCCCGCCGGGCGTTCGCGCGCCTGCGGGCCACCGGCACGCCGCTGCCCGACTACGGACGGGCCCTGCGCATCCTGGACGGCCTGTGA
- a CDS encoding RNA polymerase sigma factor, whose product MSSREPLGSPYDERSTSQLVAGALTGDEGSWSEIVHRHTSLVMARVRQFRLTPQQAEDVAQTVWLNLLEHLADLREPAALPGWISTATRHECIRTANLSRRSIPVDPTTGRLDAQDDVELDVELLRSEQHAALRAALAELPAHQRDLLLLLSTDPPPSYQEVSARLGIPVGSIGPTRQRGLARLRQSHAIRTYLAATSSRAPGEGGRDVLALG is encoded by the coding sequence GTGAGCAGCCGAGAACCGCTGGGCAGCCCGTACGACGAGCGCTCCACGTCGCAGCTCGTGGCCGGAGCGCTGACGGGCGACGAGGGGTCCTGGTCCGAGATCGTGCACCGGCACACGAGCCTCGTCATGGCACGGGTCCGGCAGTTCCGCCTGACGCCGCAGCAGGCGGAGGACGTCGCGCAGACCGTCTGGCTCAACCTGCTGGAGCACCTGGCCGACCTGCGCGAGCCGGCGGCGCTGCCGGGCTGGATCTCCACCGCGACGCGGCACGAGTGCATCCGGACGGCCAACCTGTCGCGCCGGTCGATCCCGGTCGACCCGACGACGGGCCGGCTCGACGCGCAGGACGACGTCGAGCTGGACGTCGAGCTGCTGCGCAGCGAGCAGCATGCCGCCCTGCGGGCGGCGCTCGCGGAGCTGCCCGCCCACCAGCGCGACCTCCTGCTGCTGCTCTCGACCGATCCACCCCCGAGCTACCAGGAGGTCTCCGCGCGCCTGGGCATCCCGGTGGGGTCGATCGGCCCCACCCGGCAGCGCGGGCTGGCCCGCCTGCGTCAGAGCCACGCCATCCGTACCTACCTCGCGGCGACGTCCAGCCGCGCGCCCGGCGAAGGAGGCCGCGATGTCCTGGCACTCGGATGA
- the rpoB gene encoding DNA-directed RNA polymerase subunit beta encodes MAASRIPHAPSADAIANRTASRRISFAKIHEPLEVPDLLGLQTESFDWLLGNERWQARVAAALEAGRTDVPETAGLEEIFEEISPIEDFGGTMSLSFREHRFEPPKYTAEECKEKDFTFAAPLFVTAEFVNYTTGEIKSQTVFMGDFPLMTERGTFIINGTERVVVSQLVRSPGVYFERTADKTSDKDVLTAKIIPSRGAWLEFEIDKRDNVGVRVDRKRKQNATVLLKALGMTESEIREEFAEYPAVIDTLEKDHVQTQDEALLDLYRKIRPGEPPTVEAGRALLENFYFNPKRYDLAKVGRYKVNKKLGQDAPLSDSVLTLSDVVATIKYLAALHIDKPTLPGTRNGESIEIRVEPDDIDHFGNRRIRAVGELIQNQVRTGLSRMERVVRERMTTQDVEAITPQTLINIRPVVASIKEFFGTSQLSQFMDQNNPLAGLTHKRRLSALGPGGLSRDRAGMEVRDVHTSHYGRMCPIETPEGPNIGLIGSLATYGRINPFGFVETPYRRVKDGKVSDEVDYLTADDEDRHIIAQANAPLTADGQFVEDAVLVRTKGGEPDLVPPANVDYMDVSPRQMVSVATALIPFLEHDDANRALMGANMQRQAVPLVRSEAPLVGTGMERRAAVDAGDVVVATKPGVVTEVSADLVTVANDDATTSTYRIAKFRRSNQGTCYNQRVLVEHGARVEPGSVLADGPATDEGELALGRNLLVAFMSWEGHNYEDAIILSQRLVQDDVLSSIHIEEHEVDARDTKLGPEEITRDIPNVSEEVLGDLDERGIIRIGAEVGAGDILVGKVTPKGETELTPEERLLRAIFGEKAREVRDTSLKVPHGESGTVIEVRTFSRDDGDELPAGVNELVRVYIAQRRKITDGDKLAGRHGNKGVISKILPVEDMPFLEDGTAVDVVLNPLGVPGRMNVGQVLETHLGWVAKQGWDIELAEGDLTWKDGVPAVAHRSEPGTPVATPVFDGVPEQTLTGLLGSTTLNRDGERMVKGDGKARLFDGRSGEPFPEPVSVGYMYILKLHHLVDDKIHARSTGPYSMITQQPLGGKAQFGGQRFGEMEVWALEAYGAAYTLQELLTIKSDDVPGRVKVYEAIVKGENIPDSGIPESFKVLLKEMQSLCLNVEVLSSDGVSIDMKENDDEVYRAAEELGIDLSRRPNASSVEEI; translated from the coding sequence TTGGCTGCCTCGCGCATCCCTCATGCACCGTCCGCCGACGCCATCGCGAACCGCACCGCCTCCCGTCGCATCTCCTTCGCCAAGATCCACGAGCCGCTCGAGGTCCCCGACCTCCTCGGTCTGCAGACCGAGAGCTTCGACTGGCTGCTGGGCAACGAGCGCTGGCAGGCCCGCGTGGCCGCCGCGCTCGAGGCCGGCCGCACGGACGTGCCGGAGACTGCCGGGCTCGAGGAGATCTTCGAGGAGATCTCGCCGATCGAGGACTTCGGCGGGACGATGTCCCTGTCCTTCCGCGAGCACCGCTTCGAGCCGCCGAAGTACACGGCCGAGGAGTGCAAGGAGAAGGACTTCACCTTCGCGGCGCCGCTGTTCGTGACGGCCGAGTTCGTCAACTACACGACGGGCGAGATCAAGTCGCAGACCGTCTTCATGGGTGACTTCCCCCTGATGACCGAGCGCGGCACCTTCATCATCAACGGCACCGAGCGCGTCGTGGTCTCGCAGCTCGTCCGTTCCCCGGGCGTGTACTTCGAGCGCACGGCCGACAAGACGTCCGACAAGGACGTCCTGACGGCCAAGATCATCCCGAGCCGTGGTGCGTGGCTCGAGTTCGAGATCGACAAGCGCGACAACGTCGGCGTGCGCGTCGACCGCAAGCGCAAGCAGAACGCGACGGTGCTGCTCAAGGCGCTCGGCATGACCGAGAGCGAGATCCGCGAGGAGTTCGCCGAGTACCCGGCGGTCATCGACACCCTCGAGAAGGACCACGTCCAGACGCAGGACGAGGCCCTGCTCGACCTGTACCGCAAGATCCGCCCGGGCGAGCCGCCGACCGTCGAGGCCGGTCGCGCGCTGCTCGAGAACTTCTACTTCAACCCCAAGCGCTACGACCTGGCGAAGGTCGGCCGCTACAAGGTGAACAAGAAGCTCGGCCAGGACGCCCCGCTGTCGGACTCCGTGCTGACGCTGTCCGACGTCGTCGCGACCATCAAGTACCTCGCCGCCCTCCACATCGACAAGCCCACGCTGCCCGGCACGCGCAACGGGGAGTCGATCGAGATCCGCGTCGAGCCCGACGACATCGACCACTTCGGCAACCGTCGCATCCGCGCCGTCGGCGAGCTCATCCAGAACCAGGTCCGCACGGGCCTGTCCCGGATGGAGCGCGTCGTGCGCGAGCGGATGACGACGCAGGACGTCGAGGCCATCACGCCGCAGACGCTGATCAACATCCGTCCCGTCGTCGCCTCCATCAAGGAGTTCTTCGGGACCAGCCAGCTGTCGCAGTTCATGGACCAGAACAACCCGCTCGCGGGCCTGACGCACAAGCGGCGTCTGTCGGCCCTGGGCCCGGGTGGTCTGTCCCGCGACCGCGCCGGCATGGAGGTCCGCGACGTCCACACCTCGCACTACGGCCGCATGTGCCCGATCGAGACGCCTGAGGGCCCGAACATCGGCCTCATCGGCTCGCTCGCGACGTACGGGCGGATCAACCCGTTCGGCTTCGTCGAGACGCCGTACCGCCGCGTCAAGGACGGCAAGGTCTCGGACGAGGTCGACTACCTGACCGCGGACGACGAGGACCGGCACATCATCGCGCAGGCCAACGCGCCGCTGACGGCCGACGGCCAGTTCGTCGAGGACGCGGTCCTCGTGCGCACCAAGGGCGGCGAGCCCGACCTGGTGCCGCCGGCGAACGTGGACTACATGGACGTCTCGCCGCGCCAGATGGTGTCGGTCGCGACCGCGCTCATCCCGTTCCTCGAGCACGACGACGCCAACCGCGCGCTCATGGGCGCCAACATGCAGCGCCAGGCCGTGCCGCTGGTCCGCTCCGAGGCGCCGCTCGTCGGCACCGGCATGGAGCGTCGTGCGGCCGTCGACGCCGGCGACGTCGTCGTGGCGACCAAGCCCGGTGTCGTCACCGAGGTGTCGGCGGACCTGGTCACGGTGGCCAACGACGACGCGACGACGTCGACGTACCGCATCGCCAAGTTCCGTCGCTCGAACCAGGGCACCTGCTACAACCAGCGCGTGCTGGTCGAGCACGGCGCCCGCGTCGAGCCCGGCTCCGTGCTGGCCGACGGCCCGGCGACGGACGAGGGCGAGCTCGCGCTCGGACGCAACCTGCTGGTCGCGTTCATGTCGTGGGAGGGCCACAACTACGAGGACGCGATCATCCTGTCGCAGCGCCTCGTGCAGGACGACGTGCTGTCCTCCATCCACATCGAGGAGCACGAGGTCGACGCGCGCGACACCAAGCTCGGCCCCGAGGAGATCACGCGGGACATCCCGAACGTCTCCGAGGAGGTCCTGGGCGACCTCGACGAGCGCGGGATCATCCGCATCGGTGCCGAGGTCGGCGCCGGCGACATCCTCGTCGGCAAGGTCACGCCCAAGGGCGAGACCGAGCTGACCCCGGAGGAGCGCCTGCTGCGTGCGATCTTCGGCGAGAAGGCCCGCGAGGTGCGTGACACGTCCCTCAAGGTGCCCCACGGCGAGTCCGGCACAGTCATCGAGGTGCGCACGTTCAGCCGCGACGACGGCGACGAGCTGCCCGCGGGTGTCAACGAGCTCGTCCGCGTGTACATCGCGCAGCGCCGCAAGATCACGGACGGCGACAAGCTCGCCGGCCGTCACGGCAACAAGGGCGTCATCTCCAAGATCCTGCCCGTCGAGGACATGCCGTTCCTCGAGGACGGCACGGCGGTCGACGTCGTGCTCAACCCGCTCGGCGTCCCCGGACGCATGAACGTGGGCCAGGTCCTCGAGACGCACCTGGGCTGGGTCGCCAAGCAGGGCTGGGACATCGAGCTCGCCGAGGGTGACCTGACGTGGAAGGACGGCGTCCCGGCGGTCGCGCACCGCTCGGAGCCCGGCACCCCCGTCGCCACCCCGGTGTTCGACGGCGTGCCCGAGCAGACCCTCACCGGCCTGCTCGGCTCGACGACGCTCAACCGTGACGGCGAGCGGATGGTCAAGGGCGACGGCAAGGCGCGGCTGTTCGACGGCCGCTCCGGCGAGCCGTTCCCCGAGCCCGTCTCGGTCGGCTACATGTACATCCTCAAGCTGCACCACCTCGTGGACGACAAGATCCACGCCCGGTCGACCGGCCCGTACTCGATGATCACGCAGCAGCCGCTGGGTGGTAAGGCGCAGTTCGGTGGCCAGCGGTTCGGCGAGATGGAGGTGTGGGCCCTCGAGGCGTACGGCGCCGCCTACACGCTGCAGGAGCTGCTGACCATCAAGTCGGACGACGTCCCGGGCCGCGTGAAGGTCTACGAGGCGATCGTCAAGGGCGAGAACATCCCGGACTCCGGCATCCCGGAGTCGTTCAAGGTCCTGCTCAAGGAGATGCAGTCGCTCTGCCTGAACGTCGAGGTGCTGTCCTCGGACGGCGTCTCCATCGACATGAAGGAGAACGACGACGAGGTCTACCGCGCCGCGGAAGAGCTCGGCATCGACCTGTCGCGGCGCCCGAACGCCAGCAGCGTCGAAGAGATCTGA
- a CDS encoding CHAT domain-containing protein codes for MEADVRALVARARSERAHAAHAVALRALAAVHRARWEHTEAARLLDTALRLAARHGDAIVEAEVRGARAAVRHGQGRVVAAGRDVDAALAALSRASDVSAEDRERLRAFLQLQRAALDHNAGRLRDAEVQYRRILSMRHASTDVTVRVANNLAMILAARGRYEEAHASSARAVEVAAGLGPATHAVTRQTHAWISVHRGRLAEGLAEFAEVADAYRSAAMPLGEHHVEVAEAMADLRLLPEAIAAAEAAVEEHARSGTWLMWVEAQTRLAHLCLAHGDAARARDLATAVLLRSRTQRRHAWQARALVLDSRARAALGLDVSGDVAALRRAAAGLQRRGDLVAAVDAHMAAGRAALTGQHPARARGDLEAASRLAARGPLLLRVRGRVASATAALVAGDDVRAVGEARAGLRDLASHRSSLPTMELRALASGHGGELGEIGLRVLLRTSGPTQVLRWMERTRAAALAARLPLLPPAVAGADRASGEALPERALRDVVRGVGHAVEASAAVPSAAQLPDGWQDPPVGAPPTTSALRGALGGRVLVEIGVCDGRYVAVVVDPRRTRVVPLARTADVVAAARPLVFALRRLADPSSPQSGEAARLSADVSLRRLRALLLEPCAVEGEELVVVPVGALHQVPWAALHDRPVALAPSATSWWATATAGSALASSVVLVAGPGLRGAQEEVDALARLHRHADVLGPTASRSGDVLAAVRGAGLAHLACHGVPRIDNPMFSALVLADRAVTVQELHELGGAPQRLVLASCHAGADVAYDGDEVLGFVSAMLARGTRGVVASIAAVPDVEVVDLMLALHRRLAAGETMARALHGARGEIDRDTPAGFVNWCTFGAHGAA; via the coding sequence GTGGAGGCCGACGTGCGCGCCCTCGTGGCACGTGCGCGGTCCGAGCGCGCCCACGCGGCCCACGCCGTCGCGCTCCGCGCGCTGGCGGCCGTGCACCGGGCGCGGTGGGAGCACACCGAGGCCGCCCGGCTCCTCGACACCGCGCTGCGGCTCGCCGCGCGGCACGGTGACGCGATCGTCGAGGCGGAGGTGCGCGGCGCACGTGCCGCCGTGCGGCACGGCCAGGGCCGCGTCGTGGCGGCCGGACGGGACGTCGACGCGGCGCTCGCAGCGCTGAGCCGGGCGTCCGACGTGTCGGCCGAGGACCGCGAGCGACTGAGGGCCTTCCTCCAGCTCCAGCGGGCGGCGCTCGACCACAACGCCGGGCGGCTGCGCGACGCGGAGGTGCAGTACCGACGCATCCTGTCGATGCGCCACGCGTCGACGGACGTGACGGTGCGCGTCGCCAACAACCTGGCGATGATCCTGGCGGCGCGCGGGCGGTACGAGGAGGCGCACGCGTCGTCGGCGCGGGCCGTCGAGGTCGCGGCCGGCCTGGGGCCGGCGACCCACGCGGTCACGCGCCAGACGCATGCCTGGATCTCGGTGCACCGCGGCCGGCTCGCGGAAGGGCTCGCGGAGTTCGCCGAGGTCGCCGACGCCTACCGGAGCGCCGCCATGCCCCTCGGCGAGCACCACGTCGAGGTCGCGGAGGCGATGGCGGACCTCCGGCTGCTGCCCGAGGCGATCGCGGCGGCCGAGGCGGCCGTCGAGGAGCACGCGCGGTCCGGGACCTGGCTCATGTGGGTGGAGGCGCAGACCCGGCTCGCCCACCTGTGCCTGGCGCACGGTGACGCGGCACGTGCGCGGGATCTCGCGACCGCGGTCCTGCTCCGGAGCCGCACGCAGCGTCGGCACGCCTGGCAGGCGCGCGCCCTGGTGCTGGACTCGCGCGCGCGGGCCGCGCTCGGGCTCGACGTGAGCGGCGATGTCGCGGCGCTGCGCCGCGCGGCGGCAGGGCTGCAGCGGCGCGGTGACCTCGTGGCCGCGGTCGACGCCCACATGGCGGCCGGACGTGCGGCGCTCACCGGGCAGCACCCCGCCCGCGCGCGCGGCGACCTGGAGGCGGCGTCCCGCCTCGCGGCACGCGGGCCCTTGCTGCTGCGGGTACGGGGGCGCGTCGCGTCGGCGACGGCCGCGCTCGTCGCCGGGGACGACGTACGGGCCGTGGGGGAGGCCAGGGCAGGGCTGCGCGACCTCGCGTCGCACCGCTCGTCGCTGCCGACGATGGAGCTGCGCGCGCTGGCGTCCGGCCACGGCGGGGAGCTCGGGGAGATCGGCCTGCGCGTGCTGCTGCGCACGAGCGGACCGACGCAGGTGCTGCGCTGGATGGAGCGCACCCGCGCGGCCGCGCTGGCGGCCCGGCTGCCGCTGCTCCCGCCCGCCGTGGCCGGCGCGGACCGGGCGTCGGGGGAGGCCCTGCCCGAGCGGGCGTTGCGGGACGTGGTCCGTGGCGTCGGCCACGCGGTCGAGGCGTCTGCGGCCGTGCCGTCCGCCGCGCAGCTCCCGGACGGGTGGCAGGACCCGCCGGTGGGCGCGCCACCCACGACGTCCGCGCTGCGGGGCGCGCTCGGCGGGCGTGTCCTCGTCGAGATCGGCGTCTGCGACGGGCGCTACGTCGCGGTCGTGGTCGACCCCCGCCGCACGCGTGTCGTCCCGCTCGCGCGCACGGCGGACGTGGTGGCCGCGGCGCGTCCGCTCGTCTTCGCCCTGCGCAGGCTCGCTGACCCCTCCTCGCCGCAGTCCGGCGAGGCCGCGCGCCTGAGCGCGGACGTCAGTCTCCGCCGCCTGCGCGCGCTGCTCCTGGAGCCGTGCGCCGTCGAGGGTGAGGAGCTGGTCGTCGTGCCCGTGGGTGCGCTGCACCAGGTGCCCTGGGCGGCCCTGCACGACCGACCGGTCGCGCTGGCGCCCTCGGCCACGTCGTGGTGGGCGACCGCGACGGCCGGGAGCGCGCTCGCCTCGTCCGTGGTACTCGTCGCCGGGCCGGGGCTGCGCGGCGCGCAGGAGGAGGTCGACGCGCTCGCACGGCTGCACCGGCACGCCGACGTGCTCGGCCCCACGGCCAGCCGGAGCGGCGACGTGCTGGCCGCGGTGCGGGGCGCCGGTCTCGCGCACCTCGCCTGCCACGGCGTGCCGCGCATCGACAACCCGATGTTCTCCGCGCTCGTGCTCGCCGACCGGGCGGTCACGGTGCAGGAGCTGCACGAGCTGGGCGGCGCGCCGCAACGGCTCGTCCTGGCGTCGTGCCACGCGGGCGCGGACGTCGCGTACGACGGTGACGAGGTCCTCGGCTTCGTCTCCGCCATGCTGGCGCGCGGCACGCGGGGGGTCGTCGCCTCCATCGCCGCCGTGCCCGACGTCGAGGTCGTGGACCTCATGCTCGCGCTGCACCGCCGGCTGGCGGCGGGGGAGACGATGGCGCGGGCCCTGCACGGTGCGCGTGGTGAGATCGACCGTGACACCCCGGCCGGGTTCGTCAACTGGTGCACGTTCGGTGCGCACGGGGCCGCGTGA
- the rplJ gene encoding 50S ribosomal protein L10, whose protein sequence is MARPDKAAAVAELTERFRSSNAAVLTEYRGLTVAQLKTLRKTLGGNANYAVVKNTLTAIAAKDAGLEGLDDALAGPSAIAFVTGDPVEAAKGLRDFAKANPALVIKGGVLDGRPLTAADITKLADLESREVLLAKAAGAMKAKLYQAAYLFTAPASQAVRTVEALRVKREESDAAA, encoded by the coding sequence ATGGCGAGGCCGGACAAGGCTGCCGCTGTCGCGGAGCTGACGGAGCGCTTCCGCAGCTCGAACGCGGCTGTGCTGACCGAGTACCGCGGGCTCACCGTCGCGCAGCTCAAGACGCTGCGCAAGACGCTCGGCGGCAACGCGAACTACGCCGTGGTGAAGAACACGCTGACCGCGATCGCGGCCAAGGACGCCGGCCTCGAGGGCCTCGACGACGCGCTCGCGGGCCCGTCGGCGATCGCCTTCGTCACCGGTGACCCGGTCGAGGCGGCCAAGGGACTGCGTGACTTCGCCAAGGCGAACCCCGCACTGGTCATCAAGGGGGGCGTGCTCGACGGTCGCCCGCTGACCGCTGCGGACATCACCAAGCTCGCGGACCTCGAGTCCCGCGAGGTCCTGCTGGCCAAGGCGGCCGGCGCGATGAAGGCCAAGCTCTACCAGGCCGCGTACCTGTTCACGGCTCCTGCCTCGCAGGCCGTGCGCACCGTCGAGGCCCTGCGCGTCAAGCGCGAGGAGTCCGACGCCGCAGCCTGA
- the rplA gene encoding 50S ribosomal protein L1, whose protein sequence is MPKHSKAYRAAVEKIDAERLYAPLEAVRLAKETSTTKYDATVEVAFRLGVDPRKADQMVRGTVNLPHGTGKTARVIVFANGERAEQARAAGADEVGGDELIARVADGWTDFDAAVATPDLMGKVGRLGKVLGPRGLMPNPKTGTVTMDVAKAVSDIKGGKIEFRVDRHANLHFIIGKTSFSDVALVENYAAALEEISRLKPASSKGRYISKATMSTTNGPGIPLDQSKTRNLTEEDAA, encoded by the coding sequence ATGCCCAAGCACAGCAAGGCGTACCGCGCCGCCGTCGAGAAGATCGACGCCGAGCGGCTCTACGCCCCCCTCGAGGCCGTGCGCCTCGCCAAGGAGACGTCGACCACGAAGTACGACGCGACCGTCGAGGTCGCGTTCCGCCTCGGTGTCGACCCCCGCAAGGCCGACCAGATGGTCCGTGGCACGGTCAACCTGCCCCACGGCACCGGCAAGACGGCCCGCGTCATCGTCTTCGCGAACGGTGAGCGTGCCGAGCAGGCCCGCGCCGCCGGCGCCGACGAGGTCGGCGGCGACGAGCTCATCGCCCGCGTCGCCGACGGCTGGACCGACTTCGACGCCGCCGTCGCCACGCCTGACCTCATGGGCAAGGTCGGTCGCCTCGGCAAGGTCCTCGGCCCGCGTGGCCTGATGCCGAACCCGAAGACCGGCACCGTGACGATGGACGTGGCCAAGGCCGTGTCCGACATCAAGGGCGGCAAGATCGAGTTCCGCGTCGACCGGCACGCGAACCTGCACTTCATCATCGGCAAGACGTCGTTCTCCGACGTCGCCCTGGTGGAGAACTACGCCGCGGCGCTCGAGGAGATCTCGCGTCTGAAGCCCGCGTCGTCGAAGGGTCGCTACATCAGCAAGGCGACCATGTCGACGACCAACGGCCCCGGCATCCCGCTGGACCAGAGCAAGACCCGCAACCTCACCGAGGAGGACGCGGCCTGA
- the rplK gene encoding 50S ribosomal protein L11 — protein MPPKKKVTGLIKLQINAGAATPAPPIGPALGQHGVNIMEFCKAYNAATESQRGNVIPVEITVYEDRSFTFITKTPPAAELIKKAAGVAKGSPTPHTVKVATLTADQVREIASTKLEDLNANDLAAAEKIIAGTARSMGIKVEG, from the coding sequence ATGCCCCCGAAGAAGAAGGTCACCGGCCTCATCAAGCTCCAGATCAACGCTGGTGCCGCGACGCCGGCGCCGCCGATCGGGCCCGCGCTCGGTCAGCACGGCGTGAACATCATGGAGTTCTGCAAGGCGTACAACGCGGCGACGGAGTCGCAGCGCGGCAACGTCATCCCCGTCGAGATCACGGTGTACGAGGACCGCTCGTTCACCTTCATCACGAAGACGCCGCCGGCCGCCGAGCTGATCAAGAAGGCCGCGGGCGTGGCCAAGGGCTCGCCGACGCCGCACACCGTCAAGGTGGCGACGCTGACGGCCGACCAGGTGCGCGAGATCGCCAGCACCAAGCTCGAGGACCTCAACGCGAACGACCTGGCCGCGGCGGAGAAGATCATCGCCGGGACCGCGCGTTCCATGGGGATCAAGGTCGAGGGCTGA
- the rplL gene encoding 50S ribosomal protein L7/L12 yields the protein MAKLTTDELIDAFKDLTLIELSEFVKAFEETFEVTAAAPAAVAAAPAAGGAGADAEVEEEKDSFDVVLEAAGDKKIQVIKEVRTLTSLGLKEAKDLVDGAPKAVLEGVNKEAAEKAKAALEGAGATVTLK from the coding sequence ATGGCGAAGCTCACCACCGACGAGCTCATCGACGCGTTCAAGGACCTCACGCTCATCGAGCTGTCCGAGTTCGTGAAGGCGTTCGAGGAGACCTTCGAGGTCACCGCCGCCGCCCCGGCCGCCGTCGCCGCTGCCCCCGCCGCGGGTGGCGCGGGCGCCGACGCCGAGGTCGAGGAGGAGAAGGACTCGTTCGACGTCGTCCTCGAGGCCGCCGGCGACAAGAAGATCCAGGTCATCAAGGAGGTGCGCACGCTCACGAGCCTCGGTCTGAAGGAGGCCAAGGACCTCGTCGACGGCGCGCCGAAGGCCGTCCTGGAGGGCGTCAACAAGGAGGCGGCCGAGAAGGCGAAGGCGGCCCTCGAGGGCGCCGGCGCCACGGTCACCCTCAAGTGA